AGTCGGGCATGGCCAGCGACGATGCGCCGTTCGTGCTGCTGCTGCTCGACATCAACCAGTTCCGCTATGTCAACGACTACCTCGGCTATCCGGCCGGCGATGCGATGCTGGTCGCGCTGGCGCGTCGCCTGTCCGGGCTGATGCAGCAGCAGGGCGAACTGTGCGCGCGTCTGCCTGGCGACGAGTTCGCGCTGCTGTTCCCGCGCACCCGGATCGACGCGCTGCCGAGCCTGCTCGCCCGGCTCGACGCAGCCTTGCTCGATCCGGTGATGGTCGGCGGGCAGCGGCTGGACCTCGGCGTCGGCATCGGCGCGGTCTACCCGGAACACGGCGAGACGGCCGAACTGCTGCTGCGCCATGCCGAAATGGCGATGTATCTGGCCAAGCGAGACCACACGGCCTATGCGATCTATTGTCCGGAAACGCAGGTGCAGCGGCGCAACCGGACGGTGCTGCTCGCCGACCTGCGCGAAGCGATCGAGGACGGACAGTTCCGCGTCCACTACCAGCCCAAGGCCAGGCTGGGCGACGGCAGCGTCGACAAGGCCGAAGCGCTGATCCGCTGGGCGCACCCGGAGCGCGGCTGGATCGCGCCGGACGAGTTCATCCCGTTCGCCGAACAGACCGGCCGGCTGCACGCGATCACGCACTGGGTTGTCAACGAAGTGGTCGGCCAGCTGGCACGCTGGCGCGAAGGCGGGCTGATGCTGTGCGTTTCGGTCAACGTCAGCACCGGCGACGTCGAGGACGACACCTTCGTGACCTTCATCGACAACACGCTGCAGCGACACGATGTGCCGCCCTCGCAACTGTGCCTCGAAATCACCGAAACCGGCATGATGCACCGGCCGCAGCAGTTGCTGCGCAACCTCGACCGGCTGCGCCAGCTCGGCGTGCTGCTGTCGATCGACGATTTCGGCAACGGTTACTCGTCGTTCGGCTATCTGGCGCAGATGCCGGTCCACGAGCTCAAGATCGACCGGACCTTCATCGAGCGGCTCGGCCACAATTTCGAGAATGTATCGATCGTGCGCTCGATCATCGAACTCGGCCACATCCTCGGGCTCGAGGTCGTCGCCGAGGGGGTCGAAACCGCGGCGATCTGGCAGGCGCTGGCGGTGATGGGCTGCGATGCCGCGCAAGGCTATCTGATCGCCAGGCCGATGCCGGCCGATGAACTGCGCCACTGGATGACGCTGGGATTCGAGCTGCCGTCCACGCCGCCGAACATGGCGCCGCTGCTGGCGTCGTGAGCACGATTGCCACGGCGCGAGCGCGATGATCGTGCCGGCCGGATAGGTCTAGACGTCACAACCTGGTAATACACGCTGCCTAGAATCCGCTGCGATTTCCCCCTCTGGACCGCACAAGGACCGCAGTCATGAAACTCGTCAACCGTATCGCATTCGGTCTTGCCTGCGCACTGGCCGGCACCGCCTTCGCCGATACCACGCTCACCGTCTACACCGCGCTGGAAGCCGACCAGCTCAAGGCCTACCAGCAGAAGTTCGAGGAAGAGAACCCCGGCATCAAGCTCAAGTGGTGCGCGATTCGACCGGCATCATCACCGCCAAGCTGCTGGCCGAAAAGGCCAATCCGCAGGCCGACGTGGTGATGGGCGTTGCCGCGTCGTCGCTGCTGGTGCTCGAGAAGGAAGGCATGCTGCAGGCGTACGCGCCAAGGGCGTCGAGAAGCTGTCGAAGGCCTATGTCGATCCGGCCAGCCCGCCGTCGTGGGTCGGCATGGACGTGTGGGGGGCGGCGATCTGCTTCAACACCGTCGAAGCCGCCAAGCTGGGGCTGAAGAAGCCGGAAAGCTGGCGCGACCTGACCCGCCCCGAGTACAAGGGCAGGATCGTGATGCCGAACCCGGCGTCGAGCGGTACCGGCTACTTCGACGTGTCGGCCTGGCTCAAGGTGTTCGGCGAGAAGGAAGGCTGGGCGTACATGGACAAGCTGCACGACAACATCGCCCAGTACACGCATTCGGGCTCCAAGCCGTGCAAGCAGGCGGCCGCGGGCGAGTTCCCGATCGGCATTTCGTTCGAGTACCGTGCGGCCAAGCTCAAGGAAGGCGGGGGCGCGATCGACCTCGTGTTCCCGAAGGAAGGTCTGGGCTGGGACGTCGAAGCCACGGCGATCATGAAGGGGACCAAGAACGCCGATGCGGCGAAGAAGCTCGCCGACTGGTCGGCGTCGCGCTCGGCCAACGAGCTGTACGAGAAGAATTTCGCCATCGTCGCGATGCCGGGTATCGCCAAGCCGAATGCGCACATCCCGGCCAACTACGAACAGCTGCTGATCAAGCAGGATCTCAAGTGGTCGGCGCTCAACCGAGACAAGATCCTCGCCGAGTGGACCAAGCGCTACGACGCCAAGTCCGAACCGAAGAAATAAGCCTGCCCCCGTCAGACAGCCCGCAGCCGCGGGGCTGTTTGCATTTGCGGCCTGGTGCGAAAAGTCGTCTAGACGTCATGGGTGCGTAACACAAGCCGTCTAGATTGGCGCCATGTCAAAACGGGATGGATACACGATGACTCTGGACTGGATGGCGCTGGAGGAGTTACTGGCCGGCGCAGGCGCTTCGCGCTATGGCGGCGAGGCGATCAGCCAGCTTGAACACGCGCTGCAGAGCGCCGAATGCGCCGAGCGCGACGGTGCGTCCGCATCGCTGATCACCGCGGCGCTGCTGCACGACGTCGGTCATCTGGTGGCCGGACAGGATGACGACGACCTTGCCAAGGGCATCGACGACCGCCACGAGCAGACCGGCATCGCCGCGCTGCGCAAGCTGTTCGGCGAGGATGTGCTTGCGCCGATCGCCCTGCACGTGTCGGCCAAGCGCTATCTGTGCGCGGCCGAGCCGGGCTATCTGGCCGGGCTGTCGGATGCGTCGCGGCTGTCACTGGCGCTGCAGGGCGGCGTGATGGGCGCGGCCGAGCCGGGCGTTTCGCGCGCAATCCGCATGCCGTGGCGGCGGTCGCGCTGCGCCGCTGGGACGACGAGGCCAAGGTCGTCGGCAAGACGACGCCGGGGCTCGCGCATTACCTCGCCATTGCCCGCCGCGCCGCGCGCGTTGTTGCAGGAGAAGCGCAATGAACCGCGACTGGCAACAGGCAGGCACCGCGGTCGATGCCTTGCGCGTCGAGCGCGTCGCCAAGCATTTCGGCGCATTCACTGCGCTCGACGGCGTGTCGCTGTCGGTGAAGAAGGGCGAGTTCCTCTGCCTGCTCGGCCCGTCCGGCTGCGGCAAGACGACCTTGCTGCGCATCATCGCCGGCCCTCGAGGCGGCCAGCGACGGTGCGCTGTTCATGTCCGCTGGCGACGCCGAGCGCGACGTGACGCGACTGCCGGCTTCGCAGCGCGACTACGGCATCGTGTTCCAGAGCTACGCGCTGTTTCCCAACCTGACCGTCGCGCAGAACATCGCCTACGGCCTCAAGGGGCGGCGCGAGGACAAGGCGCGGCGTGTCACGGAGCTGCTGGCGCAGATCGGCCTGCCCGGCATCGACGCCAGATACCCGGCCCAGCTCTCGGGCGGCCAGCAGCAGCGTGTCGCGCTGGCCCGGGCGCTGGCGACCAGCCCGTCGCTGCTGCTGCTCGACGAGCCGCTGTCGGCGCTCGACGCCCGCGTGCGCGAGCACCTGCGCCGCGAGATCAAGTCGCTGCAGCAACGGCTTGGCGTGACGACGATCATGGTGACGCACGATCAGGAGGAGGCGCTGACGATGGCCGACCGCGTCGTGGTGATGAACCATGGCGTGATCGAGCAGATCGGCACCCGGAGGAGATCTACGCCCGGCCGGCGAGCCGCTTCGTCGCCGGGTTCGTCGGCCAGTCGAACTGGATCGACGCGAGTTCGGCCGGCATCGGGATGGCGAGGCTGGGTGATCTGCTGCTGGCCGCGACCGTGACGCCGCCAAGGCCGGAAGGCCATCCGCTGACGCTGTTCATCCCCCCGAGGACGTGCAGCTGCATGCGAACTGGGGGCCGGCCGGAACGCAGGTCACCAATACCGCGCTGGCGCATGTGCGCAAGATCGAGCTCCTCGGCGGCTTTTACCGGGTGGCATTGTCGGTGCCGGGCTGGGGCGGCCTGCAGCTTGTCGCCGACGTCGGCCGCGGCGAGTTCGAACACCTGAACCTGTCGCTCGACCGGATGGTGCCGCTGTCGCTGCCGCCAGCGCGCCTGCGCGCATTTGCATCGGCGGAGGAGGGCGCATGATCGCGCTGCGCACACGGCTCGCCAGCGATCGCAGTCAGCTCCTCGCGGCCGGCCTGCTCTGGCTGCTGGTGTCCGCGCTGGTGGTCAGCCTGGCGCTGCCGCTGGCGGCCATCCTCGGCAAGGCGCTGACCGGCGACGACGGCCGCTTCGCCGGACTGGCGCAGTTTGCCGCGATCGCCGGCGGAGAGCGCTTCTGGGACGCGGTGTCGAACAGCCTGGCGGTGTCGCTGGCGACGACCGCGATCGTACTGCCGCTGGCCTATGTTTTGCCGCGGCGCTGACCCGGACCTGCATGCCGGCCAAGCCGCTGTTCCGCGGCCTGGCGCTGATTCCGCTGCTGGCGCCGTCGCTGCTGCCCGGCATCGCGCTCGTCTACCTGTTCGGCAACCAGGGGCTGCTGAAGGCGTGGTTTCCCGATGGCGGCATCTACGGCTTCTGGGGCATCGTCATCGCCGAGGTCTTCTTCACGTTTCCGCATGCGCTGATGATTCTGGTCACGGCGCTGTCGGTTGCCGATGCGCGGCTGTACGAGGCGGCGACGGCGCTCGGCGCGGGCCGGGTCCGGCGCTTCCTGACCGTGACCTTGCCGGCGGCGCGCTACGGGCTGATCTCGTCGGCGCTGGTCGTGTTCACGCTGGTGATCGTCGACTTCGGTGCGCCGAAGGTCATCGGCGGCCAGTACAACGTGCTCGCGGTCGAGGCGTACAAGCAGGTGATCGGCCAGCAGAACTTCCCCAAGGGCGCGGTGATCGGCGTGCTGCTGCTGTTGCCGGCGGTGCTGAGTTTCGTGATCGACCGGGCGCTGCAGAAGCGCCAGCGCGCGCTGCTGACGGCCAGGGCGCAGCCGCTGGTGATCAGGCCGAAGGCCTGGGTCGACGCACTGAGCACGCTGACGTGCACGGTGATCGGCGGCGCGCTGCTGGCCATCCTCGCCACCGCGGTCGCCGCGGCCTTCATCAGATGTGGCCGTACAAGCTGATGCCGACGCTGGCCCACTTCGACTTCGACAATATGGACGGTGGCGGCTGGGCGGCGTTCTACAACAGCGTCAGGCTGGCGCTGGCCACGGCGGTCTGCGGCACGGTCGCGGTGTTCGGCGGCGCCTATCTGGCCGAGAAGAGCCGCGCGGCGCCGGTCGCGCGGCAACTGCTCAAGGCCTTCGCCATACTGCCGATGGCGGTGCCGGGGCTGGTGCTCGGTCTCGGCTACATCTTTTTCTTCAACGATCCGGCCAACCCGCTGCACTTCCTCTACGGCTCGATGACGGTGCTGGTGCTCTGTTCGGTCGCCCACTTCTACACCACGGCCCACCTGACCGCGACCACCGCGCTCAAGCAGCTCGATGACGAGTTCGAGGCCGTCGCCGCATCGCTCAAGGTGCCGTTCTGGACGACCTTGTGGCGCGTGACCCTGCCGGTCTGCCTGCCGGCGATGCTCGACATTGCGCGCTTTTACTTCGTGTCGGCGATGTGCACGGTGTCGGCGGTGATCTTCCTCTACACGCCCGACACGGTGCTTGCCTCGGTTGCGGTGCTGAACATGGACGACGCCGGCGACACCGCAGCGGCGGCGGCGATGGCGACGCTGATCGTTGCCGCATCGGCGCTCGTCTGCCTGCTGTTCAGCCTTGCCGCGTGGTGGCTGGGCCGCAGGACGCAGGCGTGGCGGCAACGCTGATTCGATCGTGCCGGGGCGCTGCCCGGTTTTTAAGTAACGAAAAATTCGTCTAGATGACTGAGGGATGATGATGAGGGAAGCCCAATGAGAGATGCCATTCTGCTCACGCCGGGGCCGCTGACGACGAGTCTGGCGACCAAGACCGCGATGCTGACCGACTGGGGATCGTGGGATGGCGCGTTCAACGCGCTGACGGCGCAGGTCTGCACGGCGCTGGTCGACATTGCCCACGCCGCCGAGACCCACGTCTGCGTGCCGCTGCAGGGATCGGGCACCTTTGCGGTCGAGGCCGCGATCGGCAACCTGGTGCCCAGGGGCGGCAAGATCCTCGTGCTCGTCAACGGCGCCTACGGCCGGCGGATGGCACGGATCGCCGAAGTGATCGGCCGGCGGGTCGCGGTCTGCGAAACGGCCGACGACACGCCGCCCGATCCGGCCGAGCTGGCCGCCAGGCTCGCCGCCGACCCGGCGATCAGCCACGTCGGCGTCATCCATTGCGAAACCAGCACCGGCATCCTCAACCCGCTGGCCGAGATCGCCGCCGTGGTCGAGCGCGCCGGGCGCAGCCTGATCGTCGACGCGATGAGCAGCTTCGGTGCGCTGCCGGTCGACGCGCGCGAGATCCGCTTCGATGCGTTGATCGCGTCGGGCAACAAATGCCTCGAGGGCGTGCCCGGCGTCGGTTTCGTCATCGCCCGGCGCGATGCGCTGCTGGCGTCGAGCGGCAACAGCCATTCGCTGGCGATGGACCTCGTCGACCAGTACCTCTACCTGCAGAAAACCGGCC
This window of the Jeongeupia sp. USM3 genome carries:
- a CDS encoding ABC transporter permease subunit, with product MWPYKLMPTLAHFDFDNMDGGGWAAFYNSVRLALATAVCGTVAVFGGAYLAEKSRAAPVARQLLKAFAILPMAVPGLVLGLGYIFFFNDPANPLHFLYGSMTVLVLCSVAHFYTTAHLTATTALKQLDDEFEAVAASLKVPFWTTLWRVTLPVCLPAMLDIARFYFVSAMCTVSAVIFLYTPDTVLASVAVLNMDDAGDTAAAAAMATLIVAASALVCLLFSLAAWWLGRRTQAWRQR
- a CDS encoding ABC transporter permease subunit — protein: MPAKPLFRGLALIPLLAPSLLPGIALVYLFGNQGLLKAWFPDGGIYGFWGIVIAEVFFTFPHALMILVTALSVADARLYEAATALGAGRVRRFLTVTLPAARYGLISSALVVFTLVIVDFGAPKVIGGQYNVLAVEAYKQVIGQQNFPKGAVIGVLLLLPAVLSFVIDRALQKRQRALLTARAQPLVIRPKAWVDALSTLTCTVIGGALLAILATAVAAAFIRCGRTS
- a CDS encoding ATP-binding cassette domain-containing protein, with translation MSAGDAERDVTRLPASQRDYGIVFQSYALFPNLTVAQNIAYGLKGRREDKARRVTELLAQIGLPGIDARYPAQLSGGQQQRVALARALATSPSLLLLDEPLSALDARVREHLRREIKSLQQRLGVTTIMVTHDQEEALTMADRVVVMNHGVIEQIGTRRRSTPGRRAASSPGSSASRTGSTRVRPASGWRGWVICCWPRP
- a CDS encoding bifunctional diguanylate cyclase/phosphodiesterase, with product MIAATEDAAAFDAALVRALWQAIWVGMTVFMVGMLISSLLAWRIARPISATLAAVRRMREGDYGVRLGQEGGGELGELARNFNAMSEAVAERERLMLRQAFEDRLTGLPNRTRLLELMQSGMASDDAPFVLLLLDINQFRYVNDYLGYPAGDAMLVALARRLSGLMQQQGELCARLPGDEFALLFPRTRIDALPSLLARLDAALLDPVMVGGQRLDLGVGIGAVYPEHGETAELLLRHAEMAMYLAKRDHTAYAIYCPETQVQRRNRTVLLADLREAIEDGQFRVHYQPKARLGDGSVDKAEALIRWAHPERGWIAPDEFIPFAEQTGRLHAITHWVVNEVVGQLARWREGGLMLCVSVNVSTGDVEDDTFVTFIDNTLQRHDVPPSQLCLEITETGMMHRPQQLLRNLDRLRQLGVLLSIDDFGNGYSSFGYLAQMPVHELKIDRTFIERLGHNFENVSIVRSIIELGHILGLEVVAEGVETAAIWQALAVMGCDAAQGYLIARPMPADELRHWMTLGFELPSTPPNMAPLLAS
- a CDS encoding extracellular solute-binding protein, coding for MDVWGAAICFNTVEAAKLGLKKPESWRDLTRPEYKGRIVMPNPASSGTGYFDVSAWLKVFGEKEGWAYMDKLHDNIAQYTHSGSKPCKQAAAGEFPIGISFEYRAAKLKEGGGAIDLVFPKEGLGWDVEATAIMKGTKNADAAKKLADWSASRSANELYEKNFAIVAMPGIAKPNAHIPANYEQLLIKQDLKWSALNRDKILAEWTKRYDAKSEPKK